The Methanococcoides sp. LMO-2 genome segment CAATGATCCATTCTTCCTTTACAGGCTGGAGATAACTTATCTGACCCTGCTGGTCGAAGTACATATTCGTTCTTTCATTATCGCCTTTGGTTATGTAACCACTGTGTGGTGCGATTGGACCATCATCCCACATGGGATCACCGGCTTCGACGTAGTACATGGCCCTGTGTATGATCGGCGTTACTCCTTCCTGTCCGTAAGGGCGGTAGAGAATAACATCCCCTTCCATTTTGAATGATGTGTAGTCCGGTGAAGCATCCTGATTGGATATTATCTGTGTCCTGTCAATGCTTTGAATAAAAATAATGTCCCCTATCTTCATGTGAGGTTCCATGCTTCCTGATTCCACAGCAACCATTGGTGTCCACATTCCGAATACAGCCTGTGAGACGACCGCAAATGCCATAACGGCCAGAATTACAGAAAGAATATCCCTTGACAAAGATATCCAGAACTTATCACTTGTTCTGAATGTGTGGAATGAGGCTTTTATATCCATATTATCGTGGGAACATTAGAAACTGATTAGTTAAAAAATTTGGTATTTGATCGTTCGGTACGTAGCCTATTTATTTTATAGTAGTAGTTTTGTTTGATACAACACTGAGATAATCCGACAAAGCTCAATAAAATTCAATAAAAATTTTGATCAGGTCCGAAAATGAGAGAGATCGATGTTCAGGAAGCCTTTTTGGAAGCCGGCTATCAGATCAGCCCTGAGGCTGCAGATCTTATAGTATCTCACAGCTTACCAGAGGACCTGGTCTGCTACGTCCTTGAACACGTGGATGAGTCGATCTTCGTCATTGAAGCAGAACATATTGACGTACTATCTTTTGAATCTGAATGTGGAACTACCCTGAAAGACGGCTCAGGAAAATCTCCGGAACAACTTACGGAGGCTAGTCCACAGATTACGGTTAGTTCGCAGGGTATTTCTGAGGAAAAGACCTCAGACCCTGTTGCATCATCTTCAACGATCACACCCGGAACCACATCTGTGATGAATTCCCCGGCTTCTCCCCGCTCCAAAAAATATTCTTCTTCGTTCCCGGTCGGGTATGGGTCCGGTGGAGGAATTGACAGGTCCACCGGAGCGGGTACGAATGGGAATGGTGCTGGCAATAATATCAACATCATGTCTGATATTACGGACATGTCCACCTGCGTGGGGGAATACATGGAATTCGTCCAGTATTTCAGGAACAGGTACAGCAAGCTCAGTGATCTTATACGCGGCAGGATCACCGCCAGGCCGATAGAGAGCCTCAACAAGAATCGCAAGCATGGCGGAGGTTTGAGGCGAAGTGGAGGCGGTGATTATAGTGAGGTCTCTATCATCGGCATGGTATCCGAGGTAAGGAGCACTGCCAACGGGCACAAGATGCTTCAGCTGGAAGATCCTACGGGTTCTTTTCTGGTGCTTGTGCATCAGGCAGAGAAGGACCTTTTTGAGGAGGCCAGTAAGATCATTCTGGACGAGGTCATCGGCGTGACAGGTTCTCTGACAAATGACGGTAGTCTTATTGTTGCTAAGAAGATAATTCTCCCTGACCTTCCGAACATCTCACACAGGAGAGAAGGTACCTGGGGTAAGGCTGTTTTCACTTCCGATGTCCACATAGGCAGTTCGACCTTCCTTGAAGAGGAATGGTGCAATTTCCTTGATTTCCTTAATGGAAAGAGTGACAATGAGCAGATGAGGGAGCTTTCAAAGGACATTCGTTTCCTTGTTATAGCAGGTGACCTTGTGGATGGCATCGGTATCTTCCCTGGCCAGGAACATGAACTGGATATCCTTGACATTTATGATCAGTATGCAAAGGCTGCTGAGTACTTCAGTCAGGTACCTGAACACATCCAGATTATAATATCACCCGGAAATCACGATGCAGTACGCCAGGCAGAGCCACAGCCCCGTTTCCCGGAGCGTATCACATCCCTTTTTGAGGACAGGGTGATCTTTGTGGGAAATCCTGCACTTGTGGACCTTGACGGTGTGCAGGTACTGATGTATCACGGTCGTTCCATTGATGATCTGGTGGCATCAGTTCCCGGAGTCTCCTACCAGGAGCCGGAAAAGGCAATGATAGAGATGCTAAAGCGCAGGCACCTTTCCCCTATATACGGAAGCAGGGTTTCCATTGCACCGGAAAAGCAGGACCATTTCGTGATCGATCCGGTGCCTGATATCCTCCATTGTGGGCATGTGCATACCATCGGTATTGGAAGATACAAGAATGTCCTTGCGATCAATTCAGGTACATGGCAGTCACAGACCGAGTTCCAGAAGAGGGTGAACGTCATGCCAACACCTGCACAGGTCCCGTTAGTTGATCTTTCAACTCTCAAGACAAGTCTGCTTCATTTCTGAAAGGTGACCTTATTCACATTTCATCATAAAATTGTTAACATCTTTTTCAATTCCGAACACTATATATAGTGCAACAGGAAAGTATGCAACAGATGTCCTCGAAAGATAAGGAAGAACTTATGACAATTCCTGAAATACCAGACTTTGAGGCCTTGCTGAAAAAGCAGGGATACAGTCTGGCAGGTACTCATTCTGCTGTAAAGACATGCCTCTGGCTTGGCCGTTCCATGAAAAACGAAGGAGAATGTTACAAGTCCAGGTTCTACGGTATCACTTCACATTGCTGTTTGCAGATGACACCTACGTTAAGGTGCAATCAGCGTTGCCTGTTCTGCTGGAGGCCTACAGAGGCAGAAGTATCTTTCCCAAAAAATTGGGATTCTCCAGTGGAAATAGTGGGGTCTTCGATCAAGGCACAGCGAAAACTGATATCCGGATTTGGCGGTTCTGCACCAAGGGAGCGCTGGGAGGAAGCCAACGAGCCCAAACACGTTGCAATATCACTTTCAGGGGAGCCGACACTGTATCCGTACCTTCCTGAGCTTGTGGAGGAGTACGAAAAAGAGGGCTTTAGCACTTTTATTGTAAGCAACGGTACGGTTCCTGAAATGATGGAAAGGATCGAGCCTTCCCAGCTGTACATGAGCCTTGACGCTCCTGACAGGGAAACGTATGAAAAGGTCTGCAATCCGAAATCTCCTGAACTCTGGGACAAGATCAACAGGTCACTGGAGATACTTGGAAAGAAGGATAACCGCAAGGCCATACGCATAACCCTTGTAAAGGGAGTCAACATGATCGATCCTGAAGGTTATGCACGTCTTATTGAGATAGCAGATCCGGATTACGTTGAGATCAAAGCATACATGCATCTTGGTTTTTCCAGGGCTCGCCTGCCCCGTGAAGCAATGCCTTCACACGAAGAGGTTCTCAGTTTTGCTAAAGAGGTTGCAGGTCATCTTGGTTATTCCATTGCAGATGAAGTTGAAGTAAGCCGCATAGCTTTGCTTTCTAAGGACGGAAAAGTTACTTATCTTGACTGAAGTCCGGGTATCCGGAATTTCCGGTCCTGATACCAGTCACAATCTATATTTATATCCTTGTTCACATAGGGTACATCCATCTAGCTAATAGCATATATGTTTCCACATGGGGAACATAATTATCCGGATGCAGCGCATCTAAATCACAATTGATCCTTATTATGGAGTATTCCCACAATGGCTGACCAATCTTCACATCAAAAATACGAGTTTAAAAAGAAACTTGAATCGTTAAGGGACAAGCGAGGTCGTGGTACTGAACTGATCTCCCTTTACATCCCACCTGACAAGCAGCTTTCAGATGTAGTCGCACAGCTCAAGACAGAGCACGGTCAGGCTTCCAACATTAAGTCCAAGCTGACAAAAACGAACGTTCAGGGTGCAATTGAGTCCATCATGTCCAGGCTCAGGTATGTGACAGTCCCGGAAAACGGTATCGTCTATTTCACAGGTGCTGTGGATATCGGCGCTAACAAGACTAACATGGAGACTACCATCATTGAGCCTCCGCAGCCAATTATCACATACAGGTACCACTGTGATTCATCATTCTACCTTGATCCGTTAGAGGAGATGCTAAGAGAAGCAAAGACCTATGGCCTGCTCGTTCTCGACAGGCGTGAGGCTTCCATCGGTCTTCTGGTAGGTAAACACATAGAACCATACCGAAACCTGACCTCCACAGTTCCGGGTAAGCAGAGGAAGGGAGGACAGAGTGCCCACAGGTTCCAGCAGCTCAGGCTTATTGCAATACACGATTTCTACAAGCGTATAGGTGATGCGGCAAGTGAGGTGTTCCTCACAGTGGACCAGAAGGACTTTGAAGGCGTGCTAGTAGGCGGTCCTTCACCAACAAAAGAGGAGTTCGAATCCGGTCACTTCCTTCACCACGAGATAGAGAAGAAGATGCTCGGCCTTTTCGATGTGGCATATACCGATGAATCCGGTCTATCAGAGCTTGTGAATGCAGCAAGTGAAAGGCTTGAAGACCTTGACCTGATGGTAGAGAAGAAGCTCATGCAGCAGTTCTTCCAGGAACTGGTATCAGATTCAGGTAAAGCGACCTACGGTGAGGAAAATGTGCGTGAGAATCTCATTATCGGTGCTGTCGATATAATGCTCGTGTCAGAAGACCTAAGGGCCGAGAGGGAGACCATCAGGTGTACTTCTTGCGATTATGAGAAAAAGACCACCAGTGATTTCAAGCCAGGTGATTCAAAGACAGCTCTTGGTAACTGCCCGAAATGTGGGTCCTATCTTGAGTCTGTGGAAAAGGTCGATGTCGTGGATGAGCTGTCCGAGATGTGTGACCAGATGAGTACTACGGTAGAGTTCATTTCCACTGATTTCGAAGAGGGTGCACAGCTTTTGAATGCTTTTGGTGGTATCGTCGCCATCCTGCGTTTCAACACAGGTATCTGATCTAGTTATTCATAGGTGATCATTTTGTTCTTAGATTTCATACAGCAGGTTACGTCCGTACTGAACAATGCTGTCAGTTCGGCAGGTTTTGAAGTGAACGATCTGGAGCTTGGCCCCTCCCAGCATGCAGACCTTTCTTCAAGGGTCGCATTCAGGCTGGCATCTGTTGCAAAGCAGAGCCCCAAGGATGTTGCTGACAGGATCGTTTCCGAGGTAGTGATACCTGAGAATTCCTATATCGGGAAGATAGATTCAATGGGCCCTTACCTGAACATCACTGCCAGCCGCAGTTTCATTGATGGTGTGGTATCAGGCATCAGGGAAAAGAAGGATGTATTCGGAGGCGATTTCCGTGAAGGAAAGATCCTGCTTGAGCACACTTCCGCCAACCCCAACGGCCCGCTTCACGTAGGTCATATAAGAAATTCCATCATCGGTGATACCCTCGGTCGTATCCTCAAACGTGCAGGATATGATGTTGAGCTACACTACTATGTAAATGACATGGGACGCCAGATAGCAATTGTATCCTGGGCCCTTGAACGCTTCGAGTTCGACAACGACTCCAAGCCTGACCATGCCATTGCAAACGTTTACATCAAGGCCAACGCCGAGCTTGAGGCACACCCTGAGAAGGTTGCCGAGATTGACAAGCTCATGCAGCTTGTGGAGAGCGGCGATGAAGAGACCATCAATCGCTTCGACGAGGCTGTAGGTCGTGCAGTTGAAGGTATCAAGGAGACCCTTGGCAAGATGAACGTCGCTCACGACGAGTTCCCCAAGGAGTCCGGTTTCATAAGGTCCGGTGACGTCTCAAGGATAGTGGATGAGATCAAGGCCACAGGACGTACTGAGATCGATAACGGTGCCCTTGTTGTGGACCTTAAGGATTACGGTTTCGAGAAGACCCTTGTCATCCAGCGTTCCGATGGAACTTCACTTTACACCACACGTGATCTCGCATACCACGAATGGAAGGGCGAGCGTGCTGACAGGATTATCGATGTCTTTGGAGCAGACCACAAACTGATCTCCGGCCAGCTCAGTGCAACACTGAACGCCATTGGCAAGAAGGAGCCTGAGGTCGTTATCTTCGAGTTTGTCTCACTACCTGAAGGCTCAATGAGCACCAGGCGCGGAAAGTTCATCAGCGCCGATGAGCTGCTCGATCAGGTCAAGGCCCGGGCACTGGAAGAAGTGGACAAGCGCCGCCCTGAGATGGCTGATGAGTTCAAGAAGCAGGTTGCGGACATGGTAGGTATCGGTGCTGTCAGGTACGACATCGTGAAGGTCTCACCCGAGAAGTCCACGGTCTTCGACTGGAAGGAAGCACTGGACTTCGAGAAGCAGGGCGGTCCTTTCGTACAGTATTCACATGCACGTGCATGCAGCATCCTTCAGAAGGCAAAGGATGAAGGGCTGTGGAACGCTGAGGCAGATATCAATGCTTCACTTCTTGTGGAAGACAGCGAGATCGCTCTCATCAAGAAGATGGCAATGTTCGACAACGTACTTGACCAGTGTGCAAGGGAACTGAAGCCTCACATGCTTGCCATCTATGCAAGGGAACTTGCAGATGCGTTCAACCAGTTCTACCGCTTCGTATCCGTCCTCAATGCCGAGGAAGAAGATGTCCGTGCAGGCCGTCTGGCCCTTGTGGACTGTGCAAGGATAGTGCTCGCCAACACCCTGGATACTCTGGGACTTGGTGCACCGGAATCAATGTAAGTTAAACACGAAAACAAATTCATACAAACTAAGGAGAATGGAATATGGAATTGTACATGTACCTTCTCCTGTATCTTCTTTTAGTAAATGCTTATTCTTTCTGGCTGATGTACTCTGACAAAAAGAAGGCTGTTAAAGGTCAATACAGGACACCGGAAAAGACGTTGTTCACCTGGGCATTGCTGGGTGGAAGCATTGGTTCCATAGCCGGAATGCAGAAGTTCAGGCATAAGACAAGGCATACGACGTTCAGGATCGGGATGCCTTTGATATTTGTCGTGGAAGGTTATCTCTTCTTTGAGTATGTTTTGCCGGTACTGCTTTGATATCATCCATTTGTGAATCGATATCTGGTGAAACAATTTAAAAAGTGTTTTATAAAAAAAGAATTGATTACCCGACAATGAAGGTTCGGATAGAAACTCCAAAGTTCAGCTTTTTCAAGTACCAGAAAGTGGATGACGGGTACAAAAGGGTTCTTTTTTCTCCCATACCCACGATCTTCAACTATGGTTTCATTGAGGATACCTTGGGAGACGATGGGATGGAAGAAGATGCCATCGTACTGGGGCCCCGGCTTGCTCAGGGAACCCTGGTAAATCTGATCAGTCCGGGTGGTGTGGTAAGGTTTGTGGATGACTCGGTCCAGGACGATAAAAAAGTGTTCTATCTCGGGGACCCGTATTCCGAAAGGCTGTTCGGATTGTATTTCAGGATGTATGCACTGTTCAAAAGGTTCCGTTATCTGACCTTTGAAAGAAGAATTGCAGAATGCAGGTTCGAAGGCATTGAACTGTTCGAACAAGAGTGAGAACTTTTCATTGAGCTGTTATTCTGCAAAAAAGAGTAGGGAAAAGGTCTTCCTTTTCCACAAAAATTCCTTTGATCTTTCTTATCCTTAAAGGATGTTGATGGTCTGGAGATTCTTGACCTTGTTGCTGAAAGGTATCTCTTCCTGCAAAAGGTGTTCCTTTATAGTACCCTCAACGATCTTTACAAGATCTTCTTTTTCCACATTCGTGACCGCTGAGAGGAACTTCAGGCTACAATCTTTGCCTTTGGTTTCAAAGAACTCGATGTTAGGAACGCTCTCAGAAGAGGTGATGCTGGCCTTCATGAGGGTTCCGGGGTATTCCATGGCAATCTTTATGTGACCCACGAAGTTGGGATTGATCAGCCTGACCTGCTTGCTGATGGAAGTCAGTACATCTGTTGCGTACTTCTCCGCTTTTTGCTCTTCCAGTTCACAGTCCTTGATGACCAGTTCGCCGGAATAGGAGCTGACCTCGGAGGCTTCGATGGAGTTGATGGCTTCCCTTGCTTCCCTTTCCTTGCTCTTGCCTGCCAGCAGGTCGATGAGCCTCTGGAACTTCTCGTCGGCTTCCTTTGCGGAGAATTCGATGACCTCTGCTTCGGGATTGATCTCCTCCAGGAAATTCCTGACCTCTGCGACCTTTTCTTTCTCTGCAATGTCGACCTTGTTGATACAGAGGATCTCAGCATCTTCTATCTGTGTCACGATGAACTTTGGTGTCTGCTTGATCTCGGTGTTGAACCTGGTTCCGTCCACGATGTTCACGATAGGTGCAAAGCTCAGGTCATCGATCTTCATAAGAGCGATGTCTTCCTTGATCTGCCTGGGGAATGCGATACCGGTAGGCTCGATAATGATAACGTCAGGCTGGAAATCGTCTGAAAGTTGAGAAAGGGTGTATTCCATGCTGATCTTCAGGGTACAGCAGATGCAGCCGCTTGTGAGTTCTTCGGTAACAATACCTGTGCTTGAGAGGGTATCGCCGTCCAGTCCGATCTCACCGATCTCGTTCACGATTATCGCAATCTTATGGCCTGTTTCGCTCAGGTGTTTGCCAAGTTTTAGCAATGTGGTGGTCTTACCGCTTCCAAGGAAGCCGCCTATGATCATTATTTTCAATTATCTCACCGGTGGTAGAATTGTATGTATGAAAATCACTTTCTTTTAAGCTTCCTTTGAACTTGGGAGTCTTTACTTATAAAACTTGCAGGTTTGATCTTCGGTCCTTTGTTCATCTTATTTGTTGTATTCCCGAAGAAAACATTTCGCTAACATTATAAATGATACTCGCACATACGGTAGCTATGAGCGACCTGATCTTTGACGACATTGGAAGTTATCCGCTACCGGAAGGTGTAACAAAGGAGTGGATGGAAAGCGCATTTTCTAAGAGGAACAACGATGAGAAACTGTTCTCTGTCATAGGTTCGGCATTTAGCCAGAAGCTTGATGCAGGTGTGCAGGTTGCCACCTATCCACAGTTCCAGGATATGAACCAGCA includes the following:
- a CDS encoding signal peptidase I — protein: MDIKASFHTFRTSDKFWISLSRDILSVILAVMAFAVVSQAVFGMWTPMVAVESGSMEPHMKIGDIIFIQSIDRTQIISNQDASPDYTSFKMEGDVILYRPYGQEGVTPIIHRAMYYVEAGDPMWDDGPIAPHSGYITKGDNERTNMYFDQQGQISYLQPVKEEWIIGVARYRIPYAGYLRLMLS
- a CDS encoding DNA-directed DNA polymerase II small subunit, which translates into the protein MREIDVQEAFLEAGYQISPEAADLIVSHSLPEDLVCYVLEHVDESIFVIEAEHIDVLSFESECGTTLKDGSGKSPEQLTEASPQITVSSQGISEEKTSDPVASSSTITPGTTSVMNSPASPRSKKYSSSFPVGYGSGGGIDRSTGAGTNGNGAGNNINIMSDITDMSTCVGEYMEFVQYFRNRYSKLSDLIRGRITARPIESLNKNRKHGGGLRRSGGGDYSEVSIIGMVSEVRSTANGHKMLQLEDPTGSFLVLVHQAEKDLFEEASKIILDEVIGVTGSLTNDGSLIVAKKIILPDLPNISHRREGTWGKAVFTSDVHIGSSTFLEEEWCNFLDFLNGKSDNEQMRELSKDIRFLVIAGDLVDGIGIFPGQEHELDILDIYDQYAKAAEYFSQVPEHIQIIISPGNHDAVRQAEPQPRFPERITSLFEDRVIFVGNPALVDLDGVQVLMYHGRSIDDLVASVPGVSYQEPEKAMIEMLKRRHLSPIYGSRVSIAPEKQDHFVIDPVPDILHCGHVHTIGIGRYKNVLAINSGTWQSQTEFQKRVNVMPTPAQVPLVDLSTLKTSLLHF
- the twy1 gene encoding 4-demethylwyosine synthase TYW1 gives rise to the protein MSSKDKEELMTIPEIPDFEALLKKQGYSLAGTHSAVKTCLWLGRSMKNEGECYKSRFYGITSHCCLQMTPTLRCNQRCLFCWRPTEAEVSFPKNWDSPVEIVGSSIKAQRKLISGFGGSAPRERWEEANEPKHVAISLSGEPTLYPYLPELVEEYEKEGFSTFIVSNGTVPEMMERIEPSQLYMSLDAPDRETYEKVCNPKSPELWDKINRSLEILGKKDNRKAIRITLVKGVNMIDPEGYARLIEIADPDYVEIKAYMHLGFSRARLPREAMPSHEEVLSFAKEVAGHLGYSIADEVEVSRIALLSKDGKVTYLD
- the prf1 gene encoding peptide chain release factor aRF-1, whose product is MADQSSHQKYEFKKKLESLRDKRGRGTELISLYIPPDKQLSDVVAQLKTEHGQASNIKSKLTKTNVQGAIESIMSRLRYVTVPENGIVYFTGAVDIGANKTNMETTIIEPPQPIITYRYHCDSSFYLDPLEEMLREAKTYGLLVLDRREASIGLLVGKHIEPYRNLTSTVPGKQRKGGQSAHRFQQLRLIAIHDFYKRIGDAASEVFLTVDQKDFEGVLVGGPSPTKEEFESGHFLHHEIEKKMLGLFDVAYTDESGLSELVNAASERLEDLDLMVEKKLMQQFFQELVSDSGKATYGEENVRENLIIGAVDIMLVSEDLRAERETIRCTSCDYEKKTTSDFKPGDSKTALGNCPKCGSYLESVEKVDVVDELSEMCDQMSTTVEFISTDFEEGAQLLNAFGGIVAILRFNTGI
- the argS gene encoding arginine--tRNA ligase, yielding MFLDFIQQVTSVLNNAVSSAGFEVNDLELGPSQHADLSSRVAFRLASVAKQSPKDVADRIVSEVVIPENSYIGKIDSMGPYLNITASRSFIDGVVSGIREKKDVFGGDFREGKILLEHTSANPNGPLHVGHIRNSIIGDTLGRILKRAGYDVELHYYVNDMGRQIAIVSWALERFEFDNDSKPDHAIANVYIKANAELEAHPEKVAEIDKLMQLVESGDEETINRFDEAVGRAVEGIKETLGKMNVAHDEFPKESGFIRSGDVSRIVDEIKATGRTEIDNGALVVDLKDYGFEKTLVIQRSDGTSLYTTRDLAYHEWKGERADRIIDVFGADHKLISGQLSATLNAIGKKEPEVVIFEFVSLPEGSMSTRRGKFISADELLDQVKARALEEVDKRRPEMADEFKKQVADMVGIGAVRYDIVKVSPEKSTVFDWKEALDFEKQGGPFVQYSHARACSILQKAKDEGLWNAEADINASLLVEDSEIALIKKMAMFDNVLDQCARELKPHMLAIYARELADAFNQFYRFVSVLNAEEEDVRAGRLALVDCARIVLANTLDTLGLGAPESM
- a CDS encoding DUF1294 domain-containing protein, translated to MELYMYLLLYLLLVNAYSFWLMYSDKKKAVKGQYRTPEKTLFTWALLGGSIGSIAGMQKFRHKTRHTTFRIGMPLIFVVEGYLFFEYVLPVLL
- a CDS encoding inorganic diphosphatase, translated to MKVRIETPKFSFFKYQKVDDGYKRVLFSPIPTIFNYGFIEDTLGDDGMEEDAIVLGPRLAQGTLVNLISPGGVVRFVDDSVQDDKKVFYLGDPYSERLFGLYFRMYALFKRFRYLTFERRIAECRFEGIELFEQE
- a CDS encoding GTP-binding protein translates to MIIGGFLGSGKTTTLLKLGKHLSETGHKIAIIVNEIGEIGLDGDTLSSTGIVTEELTSGCICCTLKISMEYTLSQLSDDFQPDVIIIEPTGIAFPRQIKEDIALMKIDDLSFAPIVNIVDGTRFNTEIKQTPKFIVTQIEDAEILCINKVDIAEKEKVAEVRNFLEEINPEAEVIEFSAKEADEKFQRLIDLLAGKSKEREAREAINSIEASEVSSYSGELVIKDCELEEQKAEKYATDVLTSISKQVRLINPNFVGHIKIAMEYPGTLMKASITSSESVPNIEFFETKGKDCSLKFLSAVTNVEKEDLVKIVEGTIKEHLLQEEIPFSNKVKNLQTINIL